One part of the Saprospiraceae bacterium genome encodes these proteins:
- a CDS encoding T9SS type A sorting domain-containing protein, with protein MYIIYSLLFLFSSWQTELIQSEFKIAPKRFLNGACNRSDDSLVLVKFYLSTGGPNWTVRWNLNLPMTQWAGVGLSAMGCVQSLNLPNNELNGTLPFEIGNLTGLKVLYLFGNKLFGLLPSSLGSLSSIEDLALEDNNFDGQIPFEIGNASSLKFLSLSKNNLSGNLPSSISNLGNLILLNISYNQLDGSIPSSISQLSKMTILDLSHNNLNGVVPTSIGQLSNIKEIYLNHNNLSGVLPASMSNLIALNIVWLNDNYFVGLVPDMRSAPLNALRIENNSLDQIPDYSTVTTWGNQLPFGFVIYGNKFTFDDLIPLSKIHRRYYYSFKPQDPIPLDSIIYINAGSNYIIITGVDPGLSDNNFKWFKDTNVVYISNRNTYEILNVTEADEGYYSARITNPLISDFELEIAKFRVVVYNPNNCDKPISSSSCSTAPEFCSTSELHSYCGTLTVPDTSGQVFLCDSFEKTRNARWLSFRAPADSIVFEIFPLSCEGVDEGGVLYKGMQAAIWNSCGGNIDSVVVCQTQCQEQQFTIGGNYFKVGEKYKLLLNGCKGDICNFLIKVIAGKQNFELVEPGSISGDQSFCPDSLDHYFSIASIPGASIYQWFINDTFYQSTPDSFISIKNFKTGIYQLKVRALNFCDSTNSSFLIFQITPSILIKDIVVSKIQVDSAFQLTFIVEGGIPPYKVQKGRGKIDSLSSKFFSDTLLCRSAYDFEIIDARGCSVVYKGLENCGCNSKAGSMPIDTIKVCEGQSFTTKFIGSELQDPADIGVYILFTDPGNPKSSIIKTSSNGLFPFDPSKFRFDVYYYVSRIVGRTNAKGEINYEHPCVSYSNFQAVIFRSRPLVSVGPDLIYCGLEGILNSFGNYTSGLWKKLNGPGNASFENPIGDLTKVNVDTFGTYGFVREVSNGYCSHKDEIKVTFIETLKPIVNGFLFVCPGQTTELDGGPYSKFKWSTGDSTKIINVASAGTYCLTVTDAGNCTGSTCIAVGNATAPIPVLQAPDTICTGDLKFIQVTQSFLKYHWNTLDSNSILPIDTGGLYCLTVTANNGCIGTDCVFVTPKSRSFSFRSDTICFGDSFTLFGQTLGAPGIYDVSIDNASQNACDSVIRVNLAWYPQIKMSDTTIIKDDGTGSGAISVVIHGGKGPYQYQWSTGGRTSIITNLKAGNYTLIITDANNCKASFIITVPNLTSTEGVEKLKFEFIVYPNPIHSKFNCLIQNKSDERDLQIYVYNSNGVLVNHNTWKSNGYNDVFPICLDLASGIYHFKILNNKGVSTFLRIHYIH; from the coding sequence TTATTTTTGTTTTCATCGTGGCAAACCGAGCTTATACAATCGGAATTTAAGATAGCCCCTAAAAGGTTTTTAAATGGAGCTTGTAATCGGTCGGATGATTCTTTAGTTTTAGTAAAATTTTACCTTTCAACAGGTGGACCCAATTGGACAGTGCGCTGGAATTTGAATTTACCAATGACTCAATGGGCTGGTGTTGGATTAAGTGCTATGGGTTGTGTTCAATCATTGAACTTACCAAATAACGAATTGAACGGAACACTTCCATTTGAAATTGGAAACTTAACCGGCTTAAAAGTGCTCTACCTGTTTGGCAATAAATTGTTTGGTTTATTACCATCAAGTTTGGGCAGTCTTTCTAGCATTGAAGATTTAGCGTTGGAGGATAATAATTTCGATGGTCAAATTCCATTTGAAATTGGAAATGCATCCTCCTTAAAATTCCTCTCTTTATCTAAAAATAATCTTAGCGGAAATTTACCTTCATCAATCTCTAATCTTGGGAATTTGATTTTATTAAACATAAGTTATAACCAATTAGATGGATCGATACCAAGTTCGATTTCTCAATTATCTAAAATGACTATTCTAGACTTAAGTCATAATAATTTAAATGGAGTGGTGCCTACTTCCATTGGGCAATTATCAAATATTAAAGAAATTTATTTAAATCATAATAATCTAAGCGGTGTATTACCAGCTTCCATGTCAAATTTAATTGCATTGAATATTGTATGGCTCAATGATAATTATTTTGTTGGTTTAGTTCCAGATATGAGAAGTGCTCCATTAAATGCTTTGCGAATTGAAAACAATAGTTTAGATCAGATCCCAGATTATAGCACAGTTACTACTTGGGGAAACCAACTGCCTTTCGGTTTTGTAATTTATGGTAATAAATTCACATTTGATGATTTGATTCCTTTAAGTAAAATTCATAGACGTTATTATTATTCATTTAAACCCCAAGATCCAATTCCGTTGGATTCAATTATATATATTAATGCAGGTTCTAATTATATTATTATTACAGGTGTAGATCCAGGACTTTCTGATAATAATTTTAAATGGTTTAAAGACACCAATGTAGTTTATATAAGCAATAGAAATACCTATGAAATTTTAAATGTCACAGAAGCAGATGAAGGCTATTATAGTGCAAGAATTACAAACCCGTTGATATCAGATTTTGAACTTGAAATTGCCAAATTCAGAGTGGTTGTTTATAATCCAAATAATTGTGATAAACCTATATCATCCAGTAGTTGTAGCACAGCTCCAGAATTTTGTAGTACTTCCGAACTCCACAGTTATTGCGGAACCTTAACGGTCCCGGATACTTCAGGTCAAGTTTTTTTATGCGATAGTTTTGAAAAAACAAGAAATGCACGATGGCTTTCATTTAGAGCACCAGCAGACAGTATAGTCTTTGAAATTTTTCCACTTAGTTGTGAAGGTGTGGATGAAGGAGGCGTTTTATATAAAGGAATGCAAGCAGCAATTTGGAATTCTTGCGGGGGCAATATAGATAGCGTCGTAGTTTGCCAAACACAATGTCAAGAACAACAATTTACAATCGGTGGGAATTATTTTAAAGTAGGAGAAAAGTATAAGCTCTTATTAAATGGTTGTAAAGGGGATATTTGTAACTTTTTAATTAAAGTTATTGCAGGAAAACAAAACTTTGAATTAGTCGAGCCTGGATCCATTTCAGGAGATCAATCTTTTTGTCCAGATTCTTTAGATCATTATTTTTCTATAGCTTCAATTCCTGGTGCTTCAATTTATCAATGGTTTATTAATGATACGTTCTATCAAAGTACACCGGATTCATTTATTTCAATTAAAAATTTCAAAACAGGTATCTATCAATTAAAAGTAAGGGCATTAAATTTTTGTGATTCCACAAATTCTTCCTTTTTAATATTCCAGATTACCCCTTCTATTTTGATAAAGGACATTGTTGTTTCAAAAATTCAAGTGGATTCAGCGTTTCAGCTTACATTCATAGTAGAAGGTGGAATTCCTCCATATAAAGTTCAAAAAGGAAGGGGAAAAATTGACAGCCTGAGTTCAAAGTTTTTTTCCGATACACTATTATGCCGGTCGGCATATGATTTTGAAATCATTGATGCAAGGGGTTGTTCCGTGGTATATAAAGGATTAGAAAACTGTGGTTGTAATTCAAAAGCAGGGTCTATGCCAATAGATACCATTAAAGTTTGTGAAGGCCAAAGTTTCACCACAAAGTTTATTGGTTCTGAATTGCAGGATCCAGCAGATATCGGAGTTTATATTCTGTTTACAGACCCCGGAAATCCAAAATCATCCATTATAAAAACAAGTTCTAATGGTTTGTTTCCTTTTGATCCATCAAAATTTCGGTTTGATGTCTATTATTATGTTTCTAGAATCGTTGGCAGAACGAATGCAAAAGGGGAGATAAATTATGAGCATCCATGTGTCAGTTATTCAAATTTCCAGGCTGTTATTTTTAGATCCAGGCCACTAGTTTCAGTAGGTCCTGACCTTATCTATTGTGGATTAGAAGGGATCCTAAATAGTTTTGGAAATTACACTTCTGGTTTGTGGAAAAAACTAAATGGTCCAGGAAATGCATCTTTTGAAAATCCTATAGGAGATTTAACAAAAGTGAATGTGGACACATTTGGAACCTATGGTTTTGTACGGGAAGTTAGTAATGGATATTGTAGTCATAAAGATGAAATTAAAGTAACTTTTATAGAAACTTTAAAGCCCATTGTGAATGGATTTTTATTTGTATGCCCAGGACAAACTACAGAACTTGATGGTGGACCTTACTCAAAATTTAAATGGTCCACTGGTGATAGTACAAAAATCATAAATGTTGCAAGCGCTGGAACTTATTGTCTAACGGTGACGGACGCTGGAAACTGTACTGGTTCTACCTGTATTGCTGTTGGAAACGCTACAGCACCAATTCCTGTATTGCAAGCTCCGGATACAATTTGTACAGGCGATTTAAAATTTATTCAGGTAACTCAAAGTTTTTTAAAATATCATTGGAATACATTAGACAGTAATTCAATACTACCAATTGATACCGGTGGATTATACTGTCTAACGGTTACTGCAAATAATGGATGTATCGGTACCGATTGTGTATTTGTAACACCTAAATCGAGATCTTTTTCATTTCGATCAGATACCATTTGTTTTGGTGATTCCTTCACCTTGTTTGGACAAACTTTAGGGGCTCCAGGTATTTATGATGTATCCATTGATAATGCCTCACAAAATGCATGTGATAGTGTAATTCGCGTCAACCTGGCTTGGTATCCACAAATAAAAATGTCGGATACAACAATCATTAAAGATGATGGAACCGGAAGTGGAGCCATTAGTGTAGTAATTCATGGAGGGAAAGGTCCATATCAATATCAATGGAGCACAGGTGGCAGAACGTCTATTATTACAAATTTAAAAGCTGGAAATTACACCTTGATTATTACAGATGCAAATAATTGTAAAGCAAGCTTTATTATTACTGTTCCCAATTTAACTTCAACAGAAGGTGTAGAAAAATTAAAATTTGAATTTATTGTCTATCCAAATCCTATTCATTCGAAATTTAATTGTTTAATTCAAAATAAATCAGATGAACGAGATTTACAGATTTATGTATACAATTCAAATGGAGTGTTAGTAAATCACAATACCTGGAAGTCAAATGGTTACAATGATGTTTTTCCAATTTGCTTGGACTTAGCTTCAGGGATTTATCATTTCAAAATATTAAACAATAAAGGGGTCAGTACGTTTTTAAGAATACATTACATTCACTAA